The window ttttaatttgacatatttcttcttctccaagcTTGAGTTCACGTTTCGAGAAAGCCAGTCATCCGCAAGATCAAATTCCGGAACTCACTCAAATCCCTCCCCTTCCTCAGAATCATCCCGCAGATCGACAGCGCCATCATCTTCCCCGCCACGCGCCGCCCTACAATCACGTGCGGCGGCACCATCTCCCCCTCCTCCCCGCCGCCGTCGTCCGCGCATCGCCGCCACGCGTTCATTGGAATGTTCACCGGCGCAGATCTCGATCTCGATCGCGATGT is drawn from Salvia hispanica cultivar TCC Black 2014 chromosome 6, UniMelb_Shisp_WGS_1.0, whole genome shotgun sequence and contains these coding sequences:
- the LOC125197229 gene encoding uncharacterized protein LOC125197229, producing the protein MCSLRVSFPINHSFDSSINSPIPRLFTTAAAPQFPNLSIAMAEEEFQESDVVFRDCDEVSAAYDPPPRRRRTSRSRSRSAPVNIPMNAWRRCADDGGGEEGEMVPPHVIVGRRVAGKMMALSICGMILRKGRDLSEFRNLILRMTGFLET